From the Corythoichthys intestinalis isolate RoL2023-P3 chromosome 13, ASM3026506v1, whole genome shotgun sequence genome, one window contains:
- the LOC130928088 gene encoding zinc finger protein 773-like — translation MTTLFPQSGVLQVQSVDCSQVWLVLAEASLVQLSLLDRLEQKPGPTVCLEDWVENPWTLRSERSLLHFPIGLRKSLGAEPDSSGIREDVELPQIKEEEKEREQQLPIKKEEDELPFGKEEEHITRLTGEPLKSEDGPSEASRGAEPPSGESRSSSTEGLQADLYIAPSDRDGATSHSTYKDDGHKTSHSDDKLCKCSQSGKTFATKQNSRRHMRIHTGEKPFVCSVGGQRFSRKSNFKRHTCTHIGEKLFSFSVCGKSFGQVGNLTKHTRIHTGDTHFSCSVCGQGFARKDRIKHVCVGHTFTHVAKLHDASFTLWCRQVV, via the exons atgacaacactttttccccaatctggtgttttacaagtgcaatcagttgattgcagtcaggtgtggcttgttttagcagaagcctcattggttcaactgtctctgctggatcggctggaacaaaaaccaggacccacagtgtgccttgaggactgggttgaaaacccctggactCTACGGAGTGAAAGGTCGTTGCTCCATTTTCCGATTG gtCTCAGAAAAAGTCTTGGTGCTGAGCCGGACTCTTCTGGCATAAGAGAGGATGTTgagctcccccaaatcaaagaggaggagAAGGAGAGAGAACAgcaacttccaatcaaaaaggaggaggacgAGCTGCCCTTTGGTAAAGAAGAGGAGCATATCACCAGGTTGACTGGTGAGCCCTTAAAGAGTGAAGACGGTCCGAGTGAGGCCAGCAGAGGGGCGGAGCCTCCAAGCGGGGAGAGTcgcagcagctcaacagaaggaTTGCAAGCAGATCTTTACATTGCTCCATCAGACAGAGATGGCGCCACGTCACACTCAACTTACAAGGATGATGGTCATAAGACATCTCACAGTGACGACAAACTCTGCAAATGCTCTCAGAgtgggaaaacctttgctaCTAAGCAAAATAGTCGTAGGCATATGAGgatccacactggtgaaaagccttttgtctgctcagttggtggtcaaagattcagtcgaAAGTCCAACTTCAAACGACACACATGTACCCACATTGGCGAAAAACTTTTTTCCTtctcagtttgtggaaaaagttttggtcaggtgggaaacttgacaaaacacacaagaatccacactggcgatacacatttttcctgctcagtttgtggtcaaggattcgctCGGAAGGATCGGATTAAACACGTGTGTGTTGGACACACGTTtacacatgtagcaaagcttcatgatgcttcatttactctatggtgccgtcaagtggtctag